From the Candidatus Eisenbacteria bacterium genome, one window contains:
- a CDS encoding glutathione binding-like protein, which produces DARLAKNKYMVGDTYTVVDMALWGWARLIPNILGDQAAKFAHVKRLVDEITARPAAQKAVAIKDRYAFKTEMDDEAKRAMFPGNYRAA; this is translated from the coding sequence GACGCGCGCCTGGCGAAGAACAAATACATGGTCGGCGACACCTACACCGTCGTCGACATGGCGCTTTGGGGCTGGGCGCGGCTCATTCCCAATATCCTGGGCGACCAGGCGGCGAAGTTCGCGCACGTGAAGCGCCTGGTCGACGAGATCACCGCCCGCCCGGCAGCGCAGAAGGCAGTGGCCATCAAGGACCGCTACGCGTTCAAGACCGAGATGGACGACGAAGCAAAGCGCGCCATGTTCCCGGGCAACTATCGGGCCGCCTAG